The following coding sequences lie in one Cyanobacterium sp. Dongsha4 genomic window:
- the ruvB gene encoding Holliday junction branch migration DNA helicase RuvB, with translation MAIKRSSSSDKNNQLPKQRQLKKKTPNTPQNEDKEILLPTEIVEDALESDDKIRPHRFADYIGQKDLKEVMSIAIQAAKQRNEPLDHILLYGPPGLGKTTMSLILAGEMGVNCKITAAPALERPRDITGLLVSLKQGDILFIDEIHRLNRVTEELLYPAMEDGRLDITIGKGQGAKIRSIPLAPFTLIGATTKIGSLTSPLRDRFGLIQRLQFYHIDELKEIVLRSAQILNLTIDEQGAIAIASRSRGTPRIANRLLRRVRDYVQVKGEKVINQTLACEALDLHNVDGLGLDWTDRLILTTMIEQFNRGPVGLDAIAAATGEDSKTIEEVYEPYLLQIGFLNRTPRGRVVTDKACEHLNIN, from the coding sequence ATGGCTATAAAAAGATCATCATCTTCAGATAAGAATAATCAATTACCCAAGCAAAGACAATTAAAGAAAAAAACTCCTAACACACCACAGAATGAAGATAAAGAAATTCTTTTACCGACGGAAATAGTTGAAGATGCCTTAGAAAGTGATGATAAAATTCGTCCTCACCGTTTTGCTGATTATATCGGACAAAAAGACTTAAAGGAAGTGATGTCCATTGCCATTCAGGCGGCAAAACAAAGAAATGAGCCTTTGGATCATATTTTACTTTATGGTCCTCCGGGGTTGGGCAAAACTACCATGTCTTTAATTTTGGCAGGGGAAATGGGGGTAAATTGCAAGATTACGGCGGCTCCAGCTCTTGAACGCCCTAGGGATATTACAGGGTTACTGGTGAGCCTTAAACAGGGAGATATATTGTTTATTGATGAGATCCATCGGCTAAACCGTGTTACAGAAGAGTTGCTGTATCCAGCGATGGAGGATGGACGTTTAGATATTACCATCGGGAAAGGGCAGGGAGCAAAAATTCGCAGTATTCCCCTTGCACCTTTTACTCTGATTGGGGCGACAACAAAAATCGGTTCTTTAACTTCTCCTTTGCGCGATCGCTTCGGTTTAATCCAAAGATTACAGTTTTACCACATTGATGAGCTAAAAGAAATTGTTTTACGTTCTGCTCAAATCCTTAATTTAACGATAGATGAACAGGGTGCGATCGCAATTGCTAGTCGTTCGAGAGGCACACCCCGTATAGCTAACCGTTTACTAAGAAGAGTAAGAGATTATGTTCAAGTGAAAGGAGAAAAGGTAATAAATCAAACTCTAGCTTGTGAAGCCTTAGATTTACATAATGTGGATGGTTTGGGATTAGATTGGACTGATAGATTAATTCTCACTACCATGATTGAACAGTTTAACCGAGGTCCTGTAGGACTAGATGCGATCGCAGCCGCTACGGGGGAAGACTCCAAAACCATCGAGGAAGTATATGAACCTTATTTGTTACAGATAGGTTTTCTTAATCGAACTCCGAGGGGTAGGGTTGTCACCGATAAAGCCTGTGAACATTTGAATATTAACTAA
- a CDS encoding glycosyltransferase family 4 protein, with product MKIIVLSVSAPFIMGGAEIHADSLLKALREFGYEAELVTIPFKSYPNQRILDTMLMFRLLDITESCGQKIDLVIPLKFPAYLTPHPNKVLWLLHQHRDAYDLWGKPVCGLAQNPDGQQIRDTIINADNRAFAECKKIYANSQNVANRLKYYNNVDSIPLYHPPQNAEKFYGKDAQRYFFFPSRLTKIKRQELILEAMAKTHYPVKVVFAGAADDGKYDRDLQTLAEKLGIEDKAIFVGRISEEEKLKYYSECLGVIYPPFDEDYGYITLEGMLSSKPIISCLDSGGPLEFLVNQETGIIVDSTPDAIASAMDQLWDNPKQSMIMGKNARSHYESMNISWMNVIEKLTS from the coding sequence ATGAAAATAATTGTTCTTTCAGTGTCAGCACCCTTTATTATGGGAGGAGCGGAAATTCATGCGGATTCCTTGCTAAAAGCGTTACGGGAATTTGGTTATGAGGCGGAATTGGTGACTATACCCTTTAAAAGTTATCCCAATCAACGTATCCTAGATACCATGTTAATGTTCCGTCTTTTAGATATTACTGAATCTTGCGGACAAAAAATTGATTTAGTTATTCCTCTCAAGTTTCCTGCTTATTTAACTCCTCATCCCAATAAAGTATTATGGTTACTTCATCAACATCGAGATGCTTATGATTTATGGGGTAAGCCTGTGTGTGGATTGGCTCAAAATCCTGATGGTCAACAAATAAGGGATACTATTATTAACGCTGATAATCGTGCCTTTGCAGAATGTAAGAAAATTTATGCTAATTCTCAGAATGTAGCTAATAGACTCAAATACTATAATAATGTTGATTCTATTCCGTTGTATCACCCTCCTCAAAATGCGGAAAAATTTTATGGTAAAGATGCTCAACGTTATTTCTTTTTTCCTAGTCGTCTTACCAAAATTAAAAGACAGGAATTGATTTTAGAGGCAATGGCGAAAACTCATTATCCTGTTAAAGTTGTGTTTGCGGGGGCGGCAGATGATGGAAAATATGATCGAGATTTACAAACTTTAGCAGAAAAATTAGGTATTGAAGATAAGGCTATTTTTGTGGGCAGAATCTCGGAGGAAGAAAAACTAAAATATTATAGCGAATGTTTGGGGGTTATTTATCCTCCTTTTGATGAAGATTATGGCTATATTACTCTTGAGGGAATGTTATCTTCTAAACCAATTATTAGTTGCCTTGATTCTGGTGGCCCTTTAGAATTTTTAGTTAATCAAGAAACGGGTATTATTGTTGATTCTACCCCAGATGCGATCGCATCTGCAATGGATCAATTATGGGATAATCCTAAACAGTCAATGATAATGGGAAAAAATGCTAGAAGCCATTATGAATCAATGAATATAAGTTGGATGAATGTGATTGAAAAGTTAACTAGCTAG